Below is a window of Stappia sp. DNA.
GCCCGTGCCGCAGGGGCTGCGGTCGATGGCCTTGTCGCCGTAGAACACCGCGTTGCGGGCATGGGCGCCCGGCACCGTCGCCGGCCCCGTCCACTGGATGTGGGTGATGCCGCGAATGCGCGGATCGTCCGGGTGCACCATCTCGAAGACCTCGTTCATGCGCGCGCGCAAGACCGGACTGATCGCCACCAGCCGGTCGACGTCGATGGCGCCGACGCCCGGAAAATGCGCCTGCGGCTCGATGATGGCGTAGAAGTTTCCGCCATAGGCGACATCGAAGGTAAGCCGGCCAAGCTCCGGGCAGTCGATCTCCAGATCCGTCGCCGCCAGAAAGGACGCCACATTGGTCAGCCGCACCGACACGACGTGTTCGCCCTCGCGCACGTACTCCGCCAGCACGAGACCGGCCGGCGTGTCGAGCCGCGCGACACCCGGCTCGGCGGGCGTGAGCAGGCCTTCCTCCAGCGCCATGGTCACCGTGCCGATGGTGCCGTGGCCGCACATCGGCAGGCAGCCGGAGGTTTCGATGTAGAGCACGCCGACATCGCAATCGTCGCGCGTCGGGGGATAGAGGATCGCGCCCGACATCATGTCGTGGCCGCGCGGCTCGAACATCAGGCCCGTGCGGATCCAGTCGAAGCGCTCGAGGAAATCGGCACGCCGCGCCAGCATCGTGTCGCCGGCAAGCTGCGGCCCGCCGCCGGCCACCAGCCGCACCGGATTGCCGCAGGTATGCCCGTCGAGACAGAAGAACGTGTGGCGCGCCATGGAAGATCCTCCTTCAGAAGCGGTCGACGGCATAGGGCGCGAGATCGATCCCGGGCGCCCGGCCCGCGATCAGATCGGCCACCAGTTCGCCGGTCGTCGCCGCCTGGGTCAATCCGTGATGGGCATGGCCGAAGGCATAGACCACGCGCGGCACCGTGCGGCTCCTGGAAATCACCGGCAGGCTGTCGGGCAGCGAGGGGCGAAAGCCCATCCAGCGCTCGCCCGTCTCCGCCTTCAGACCCGGCACCACGCGCCGGGCGCGGGCCACCAGCGCGTCGACGCGCGCCCAGTTCGGCTCCGCCGTCAGGCCGGCGAACTCGACCGCGCCGCCGATCCGCAAGCCCGCCGCGATCGGCGAGAGCACGAATCCATAGCCGGCTAACATGATGAAGCGGCGGAAGGACACGCCGGGCTTCGGCACGGTGATGTTGTAGCCGCGTTCGGTATCGAGCGGCACGTCCTCGCCCAGGGCTGCGGCCAGACGCCGCGACCAGGCGCCCCCGGCGATCACCAGATGCTCGGCCGCGATGAGCGGCCCGTCGCGCAGCGACAGCTGGACCGCATCCGCGTTTGCGGTCAGGCCGACCACCTCGCCGCGCAGGATCGTGCCGCCGCGTGCCCGCACCACCCTCTCCAGATCGCCGCACATGGCGAAGGGATCGTCGAGATGGGCCCAGCCTGGAATGAAGGCGCCGCCGGCGACCGTGGGCCCGAGATCGGGCTCCATGGCGCGGATCTCGTCGCCGGAGAGTTCCCGCACCTCGATGCCGTGGTCGCGCTGGAGCTGCCAGCCCGGCCGCGCGCGGGCCACCTCGCCCGGCTTGTCGAAGACGTCGAGACAGCCTTCGTGGCGCGCCCGCCCGCCGGTCTGCGTCTGCGTCCACAGCCGCTCCCAGGCCGGCAGCGCTTCGGCGTTGAGCGCGGCGATCGCGGCCACGGAGCGGCGCATCGCGGAGGG
It encodes the following:
- a CDS encoding 4-hydroxyproline epimerase, whose amino-acid sequence is MARHTFFCLDGHTCGNPVRLVAGGGPQLAGDTMLARRADFLERFDWIRTGLMFEPRGHDMMSGAILYPPTRDDCDVGVLYIETSGCLPMCGHGTIGTVTMALEEGLLTPAEPGVARLDTPAGLVLAEYVREGEHVVSVRLTNVASFLAATDLEIDCPELGRLTFDVAYGGNFYAIIEPQAHFPGVGAIDVDRLVAISPVLRARMNEVFEMVHPDDPRIRGITHIQWTGPATVPGAHARNAVFYGDKAIDRSPCGTGTSARIAQLHARGQLGVGDAFVHESVIGSTFTGGIARETTVGGRPAVVPTIEGWAIRTGTSTITLDTRDPYMAGFSVAGTGVKRYPGP
- a CDS encoding FAD-binding oxidoreductase, whose product is MSARGHVHILGAGIVGLATAATLQARGHEVTLIDRAEPGSQTSRGNASGIAWTDVAPLASPDVWRKAPGWLLDPLGPLSIRPAYALSILPWMLRFLAASRPSAMRRSVAAIAALNAEALPAWERLWTQTQTGGRARHEGCLDVFDKPGEVARARPGWQLQRDHGIEVRELSGDEIRAMEPDLGPTVAGGAFIPGWAHLDDPFAMCGDLERVVRARGGTILRGEVVGLTANADAVQLSLRDGPLIAAEHLVIAGGAWSRRLAAALGEDVPLDTERGYNITVPKPGVSFRRFIMLAGYGFVLSPIAAGLRIGGAVEFAGLTAEPNWARVDALVARARRVVPGLKAETGERWMGFRPSLPDSLPVISRSRTVPRVVYAFGHAHHGLTQAATTGELVADLIAGRAPGIDLAPYAVDRF